The window CGCGATCTGCTTGGCCATGTCCCAGTTGACCGGGCCACCCTCGTAGCTCAGCATCTGGCCGAGCTGCTGGAAGGCCGCACCCAGGTCGTTCGGGTTCATCGAGCCGAACATCGCGGCGAAGGGGTTGTCGCCGCCCGCGCCCGGCCCGAAGCCGAACGGGTTCGCCGGCCCGCCCGGGCCCTGCCCACCACCGGTGGGGTCCTTCTTCTTGCCCTCGTCGCCGTCTTCCGGCTCCTCCGGCGGAAGGCCGAATCCGAATGGGGTGTCACTCACGGGTTTCCTCGGCTCGTAGGGCCGCCGGCTCGAACCGACGGCGACTGCCCGACATCACCATCCAGCGTAGACACCGAAGGCCGCTCGGGGCCTCAGTGCTCCGCCGGCTCCCGGCCTGCGGCAGGATGGACGCCACCTGGTACGCACGCGTCATTCGGGTACGTACTGAAGACAACCGCTGGAGACGCCCGGTGAGTTCCCCAGATCCGCAGGTTCGCGCAGCGCGAAACCTGGCCGACCCCTCGACCGAGAGCAAGCCCACGAAAAAGAATTCCCGAAGCCGTGGTCCGGTCGTCGCCGTCACCGGCGCCGCGACCGGAGTGGGCGCCCTGCTCACCGCCCACCTCGCCGCATCCGACGAGATCAAGCAGGTCATCGCCATAGACGAGCGCCGAGGAGACGTCTCCGAGGCCACCTGGCACATCCTGGACGTGCGGGACCCGGCGATCGCCGAGAAGCTGCGGGGCGCCGACGTCGTCGTGCACATGGCGGTCGATCTCGACCTGGAGACCGACGCCGCCGCCCGTACCGCGTACAACGTGCGCGGTACCCAGACCGTGCTGACGGCGGCGGCGGCCGTGGGCGTCCACCGGGTCGTGCTGTGCACGTCGGCCATGGTCTACGGCGCCCTGCCCGACAACGACATCCCGCTCTCCGAGGACGCCGAGCTGCGCGCCACGGCGGAGGCCACCGGCGTCGGCGACCTGCTGGAGATCGAGAGGCTGGGCCGCCGTGCCCCGCGCGCCCACCCCGGGCTCAACGTCACGGTGGTGCGTCCCACCGTGCTCGTCGGAGGTACGGACACGGCGCTCACCCGGTACTTCGAGTCCCCGAGGCTGCTGGTCGTCGCCGGGTCGCGCCCCGCCTGGCAGTTCTGCCACGTGGACGACCTGGTGAGCGCCCTGGAGTACGCCGCGCTCGAGAAGATCGACGGAGAGTTCGCGGTCGGCTGCGACGGCTGGCTCGAACAGGAGGAGGTGGAGGAGCTCTCCGGAGTGCGCCGCATGGAGCTGCCCTCCGCCGTCGCCCTCGGCGCCGCCGCACGGCTGCACCGGATCGGTCTCACCCCGTCCCCTGCGGGCGATCTCGCGTACACCATGCACCCCTGGGTCGTCAGCGTGAGCCGTCTCCACGATGTGGGATGGCGTCCCCGGTGGACCAACGAGGAGGTCCTGGGGGCGCTGCTCGAAGAGGTCGAGGGCCGTCACACGCTCGCCGGCCGCCGGCTCGGCCGCAAGGACGCCACCGCGGCGGGTGCCGCCGGGGCCACGGTGGCCCTGCTCGGCACGGCGGCCCTGGTCAGGCGTGCCCGCAAGGCCCGCCGCCGTTTCTAGAAGCGGACGGGCCGTCGCCCCACCCCGGCGGGCGGCTGGGGCGGCCCCGTCGTCCGGCGCTGGTAGGAGGCTCCAAGCCGCCCGGCGCGCCGCAGGTCGAAAGCGCTATTCCGGGATGCCGGTGCCGTGCGGCACGATGGCCCCATGGCACGCAATCACGATCACCCCGGCGAGCAGGCGGCCCAGGACCCGATCCGGCTTCTGGACATCCGTGACACGCCGCTCTCCGTCGACGAGGTCTTCCGTGCGGTGGGGGACGACGCCGCCGGAGGCATGACTCTGTTCGTCGGCACGGTGCGCAACCACGACGACGGACAGGACGTCGGCTCGCTCGGATACTCCTGCCACCCGACGGCCGGCGAGGCGCTCCGCCGGGTGGCCGAGAAGGTCGTGGCGGAGTTCCCGGTACGGGCCCTTGCCGCCGTCCACCGGGTGGGTGAACTGGCCGTCGGCGATCTGGCCGTGGTCGTCGCGGTCTCCTGCGCCCATCGGGGTGAGGCCTTCGAGGCATGCCGCAAGCTGATCGACGACCTCAAGCACGAGGTCCCGATCTGGAAGCACCAGCGTTTCTCCGACGGCACCGAGGAATGGGTCGGCGCCTGCTGAGCGCAAACCGTCCCGGAGGCCATCAGGCCCGATTTGCGTAACCACCCCCCTGCCACGAGCGTTGGTGCTGCAGGTGGTTAATCTTCTGATCGTCAGTTGCGGTCGCTCATGGGGCAGGGAGGTCGTGATGGCTGCACTCGCATGGCTGCTGATTCCGCTTATAGCCGCACTCGGCGCGGCGATATGGGGAGGGTGGGCAGCCCGCAATCGAACGACCGGTGACGTCACCGAACTCGCCGGCTACGCCAGGTTCCGTGAAGCGATGGAGAAGTCCGGCTCCGGTTCCGAGACGGTCTGAGGCGGGGCGACCGTACGCAGTCGCCGATTCCGCACCGTCCGCCCGACGCGCGAGCCCGTGCCGCGCGCGGTCGCAGGCAGGTTTCCGCTCCACCGGGCCCCCACGTCGACGGGCCCCGTACGGACCGGCCCGGACGGTGCACTTACAGGCGCTTCCCGTACTGTCGTTCCATGCCACGCCGCACCGCGACGATGCTCGCTTCGACTCTGATCCTCATCGCGCTGCTCTGCGCAGGCGTGCTGATTCCCGTCCCGTACTCGGAGATGTCGCCCGGGCCGACGGTGAACACGCTCGGTGACGCCCGTGGCGAGCCGGTGCTTCACATCACCGGCCACAAGACCTACCCGACGTCCGGGAACCTCAACATGACGACCGTGCGCGTCACCGGCGCGGACTACGACATGAACATCGTCGAGGCCGTCTACGGCTGGCTGGCCCACGACAGCGTGG is drawn from Streptomyces sp. NBC_00178 and contains these coding sequences:
- a CDS encoding SDR family oxidoreductase: MSSPDPQVRAARNLADPSTESKPTKKNSRSRGPVVAVTGAATGVGALLTAHLAASDEIKQVIAIDERRGDVSEATWHILDVRDPAIAEKLRGADVVVHMAVDLDLETDAAARTAYNVRGTQTVLTAAAAVGVHRVVLCTSAMVYGALPDNDIPLSEDAELRATAEATGVGDLLEIERLGRRAPRAHPGLNVTVVRPTVLVGGTDTALTRYFESPRLLVVAGSRPAWQFCHVDDLVSALEYAALEKIDGEFAVGCDGWLEQEEVEELSGVRRMELPSAVALGAAARLHRIGLTPSPAGDLAYTMHPWVVSVSRLHDVGWRPRWTNEEVLGALLEEVEGRHTLAGRRLGRKDATAAGAAGATVALLGTAALVRRARKARRRF
- a CDS encoding molybdenum cofactor biosynthesis protein MoaE, giving the protein MARNHDHPGEQAAQDPIRLLDIRDTPLSVDEVFRAVGDDAAGGMTLFVGTVRNHDDGQDVGSLGYSCHPTAGEALRRVAEKVVAEFPVRALAAVHRVGELAVGDLAVVVAVSCAHRGEAFEACRKLIDDLKHEVPIWKHQRFSDGTEEWVGAC